A single Haloglycomyces albus DSM 45210 DNA region contains:
- a CDS encoding glycosyltransferase family 87 protein yields the protein MDKQRAYLEAPTGDRNRPVAPSRTDRFVRFASQLIGGPLGAHAVDPPRRRFWSPFYVTMAVAIGVLALAWLQKSPCVDGGWTDNIQYSSGCYSDVRALWGAERFHEGAVPYKDHPVEYPVLTGWFMGLWGQIAFQAETIFGVNGGALFFNLNAIVLGALALLTITMIYLMRTRYRRDGEASRPWDAMMLVATPVMIVTAYVNWDLLAVAGVVAFFFFWQREKHVTSGLFLGLAVTAKFYPLLFAGPMLVLALRREGFSQVRLRHTLTTLTVAAFTWTLVNGPVAWLWPESWMRFFELNSERYIDWGTLWYVLKEVTPVEQFHDVEWVNTAYFVVFALCCLGIAALAYFAPRRPELAQLCFLVVAAFVLTGKVWSQQYVLWLLPLLVLARPRWTLFVFWQVCELVYFFAFYGKMLQVSTDAERGISEATFLAAAGLRWVALAVVCGFVVRDVLSNSYRATGKGGSEPTPTDAETPSETPPDADSKAKV from the coding sequence ATGGATAAACAGAGGGCTTACCTTGAGGCGCCGACAGGCGATCGCAATCGACCCGTCGCGCCCTCCCGAACCGATCGTTTTGTGCGTTTCGCATCGCAACTCATCGGGGGGCCATTGGGAGCCCACGCGGTCGATCCGCCACGACGGCGTTTCTGGAGCCCGTTTTACGTGACCATGGCCGTTGCCATCGGGGTATTGGCCCTGGCCTGGCTACAGAAATCGCCGTGTGTCGACGGCGGGTGGACCGACAATATCCAGTACAGTTCCGGCTGTTACAGCGACGTCCGTGCCCTCTGGGGAGCCGAACGGTTCCATGAAGGCGCCGTACCCTATAAAGACCATCCGGTCGAATATCCGGTGCTCACCGGGTGGTTCATGGGCCTGTGGGGCCAGATCGCCTTCCAAGCGGAAACGATATTCGGAGTCAACGGCGGTGCCCTGTTTTTCAATCTCAACGCCATAGTGCTGGGAGCTTTGGCGTTGCTGACGATCACGATGATTTATTTGATGCGGACCCGGTACCGTCGCGACGGAGAAGCGTCCCGGCCTTGGGACGCAATGATGCTCGTCGCGACGCCGGTCATGATCGTGACCGCGTATGTCAATTGGGATCTCCTCGCCGTAGCGGGTGTGGTGGCGTTCTTTTTCTTCTGGCAGAGAGAAAAACACGTCACGTCAGGGCTTTTTCTGGGCTTGGCGGTGACCGCCAAGTTCTACCCCTTGCTGTTCGCCGGGCCGATGCTCGTATTGGCGCTCAGACGGGAGGGATTCTCTCAGGTTCGCTTGCGGCACACCCTGACGACACTCACCGTTGCCGCGTTCACCTGGACGTTGGTCAACGGCCCGGTGGCATGGCTGTGGCCCGAATCGTGGATGCGATTTTTTGAACTGAACTCCGAGCGCTACATTGACTGGGGCACTCTCTGGTACGTCCTCAAGGAAGTGACTCCGGTCGAGCAGTTCCACGACGTGGAGTGGGTCAATACGGCCTACTTCGTGGTCTTTGCCTTGTGCTGCCTTGGGATTGCCGCTCTAGCCTATTTCGCGCCGCGCAGGCCGGAGCTGGCGCAGTTGTGCTTCCTGGTTGTCGCCGCTTTTGTTCTCACCGGAAAGGTCTGGTCGCAGCAGTACGTTCTGTGGTTGCTGCCTCTGCTGGTACTGGCGCGACCTCGCTGGACGCTCTTTGTATTTTGGCAGGTCTGCGAACTGGTCTACTTCTTCGCCTTCTACGGCAAGATGTTGCAGGTGAGCACTGATGCGGAGCGCGGTATTAGTGAAGCGACGTTCTTGGCGGCGGCTGGACTGCGGTGGGTCGCATTGGCGGTGGTCTGTGGGTTTGTTGTCAGAGACGTACTTTCGAACTCCTATCGTGCGACTGGTAAAGGCGGATCTGAACCAACCCCCACCGACGCTGAAACGCCAAGCGAGACACCTCCTGATGCTGACTCCAAAGCGAAGGTCTAA
- a CDS encoding transglycosylase domain-containing protein: protein MTDYGYRPDTGGDSSGGSHPRGSYGWGQGSDRPDTGRHSTPQNNPGPARGGAAVPPAGGNASVPPGNPNPSPGRASASVNPNQSGRVSVGSAGGSSSVPPGGGHASVPPPGGGGGSVPPSGGSGNGPSGAASSGPEGPAGSGSGRASVGSKRPGAMSEDDLKGKKKKKRKKVRRRIYAVLIAVSILLLGAGTVVGAMFFQNVETPDDTPYGENTTFYYAGYEGEVGGYGDEFRILVDDYDELPDTVIWAMLASEDKKFFEHDGVDMKGTFRAFINNVTGGEQQGASTISQQYAGALADFRDDISYGRKAQEAVMAMKLEKEYGKKEILRHYLNIAPFGRGAIGIGAASQAYFDKDYQELTWEEAAFIVMQVKAPSGTYDPKLKDEDGTVSAERWQYVMDNLWEIRDDSGITKEEYENAEVPETVEIEGHGPTWGGDSPTGFITNEVDGYVFDELEEHYGLTKSDLYGGENGPGGYDISLTLDPEIQKLTEETASRGDLIKKKNEDDEWIGFDGEVVDSKAAAAPKYFESDKLTFNDEPLEMPRFENDNEKAALYDRHPSMADAVVVVEPGTGRVLGYYGGDDGMGIDRAGIEGAQPPSSSFKMITASLAILNESSIDSWWDGSSPREFEGRTEDDPAGPVHNAGDDEPDRDLTLQNAVKWSLNTPMYAIADEFGATNLLKVAIDMGVEHMERPVKAAWEDGQDITATFEFSEDGTQYALRGEAKTADGEWSLTDNETIDSMAYLEWADPDNSNAGVYATDDGEPVWYDLDMSRQKFPFDREIAFGQYGVSVRDMSAVFATLAADGEYNETHYVEEVRDRDGNVVKPIDDYRKDQVLDPGIAQDLQEVGSEIGGAGGNIGRPKTGKTGTWEAHDDFGSDANAHAWYAGAIPQLSIAAWVGNVGSDVFPMLNKDGWAMGSSYGSELAQPVWYDLMTKVIDAKSYEVVDWKQAPRVGDVTAFDIENEDGTIDADSPYCRTEQGSQDERCVSEDDDDDECSAVDEFFDQCDEDGENEGEEGDGPGNGNGPGEEDGGNEEEDCGFLCDGDGDGGQGGGEDDLPGGGEDNRQDGPGVFDETEPRSSRELLNN from the coding sequence ATGACTGATTATGGTTACCGCCCTGACACCGGAGGCGACTCCAGCGGAGGCTCTCATCCGCGGGGCTCCTACGGTTGGGGTCAGGGTAGCGACCGCCCGGACACGGGACGGCACAGTACACCGCAGAACAATCCCGGTCCCGCACGCGGCGGGGCCGCGGTTCCACCGGCCGGTGGCAATGCCTCCGTGCCGCCCGGCAACCCGAACCCGTCGCCGGGCCGGGCCTCGGCAAGCGTCAACCCCAATCAGAGCGGCCGCGTCAGTGTCGGATCAGCAGGTGGTAGTTCTTCTGTGCCGCCTGGAGGCGGCCATGCTTCCGTACCACCGCCAGGAGGTGGCGGTGGTTCTGTACCGCCAAGTGGCGGCAGTGGCAATGGACCATCGGGTGCGGCGTCGTCGGGGCCGGAAGGGCCGGCGGGTTCCGGAAGCGGACGTGCCTCGGTAGGGTCCAAGCGTCCCGGTGCCATGAGTGAAGACGACCTCAAAGGCAAGAAAAAGAAGAAGCGCAAGAAAGTGCGTCGCCGCATCTATGCGGTGCTGATTGCCGTGTCGATCCTGCTTTTGGGCGCGGGAACCGTAGTCGGTGCGATGTTCTTCCAGAACGTGGAGACACCCGACGACACTCCGTACGGGGAGAACACGACGTTCTACTATGCCGGATACGAGGGAGAAGTCGGCGGTTACGGCGACGAGTTCCGTATTCTGGTCGACGACTACGACGAACTGCCCGATACCGTCATCTGGGCCATGTTGGCCTCGGAAGACAAGAAGTTTTTCGAACACGACGGTGTCGACATGAAAGGTACGTTTCGGGCGTTCATCAACAACGTGACCGGCGGGGAACAACAGGGTGCCTCGACCATCAGTCAGCAGTACGCCGGTGCGCTGGCCGATTTCCGCGACGACATCTCCTACGGCCGTAAAGCTCAAGAAGCGGTCATGGCGATGAAGTTGGAGAAGGAATACGGCAAGAAGGAAATCCTGCGCCACTACCTCAACATCGCTCCCTTCGGACGTGGCGCCATTGGTATCGGCGCCGCTTCCCAAGCCTATTTCGACAAGGACTACCAGGAACTGACCTGGGAGGAAGCGGCCTTTATCGTCATGCAGGTCAAAGCCCCCAGCGGGACCTATGATCCGAAGCTGAAGGACGAGGACGGCACCGTATCGGCCGAACGGTGGCAATACGTCATGGACAACCTCTGGGAGATCCGCGACGACAGTGGCATCACCAAGGAGGAATACGAAAACGCGGAGGTCCCGGAAACCGTCGAAATCGAGGGGCACGGCCCGACCTGGGGTGGAGACTCCCCAACCGGGTTCATCACCAACGAGGTTGACGGCTACGTCTTCGACGAACTGGAAGAACATTACGGGCTGACGAAGTCCGATCTGTACGGCGGCGAGAACGGCCCGGGCGGTTATGACATCTCTCTGACTCTCGACCCGGAAATCCAGAAATTGACTGAGGAGACGGCCAGCCGAGGCGACTTGATCAAAAAGAAGAATGAAGACGACGAATGGATCGGCTTTGACGGTGAAGTCGTCGATTCGAAGGCTGCCGCCGCTCCGAAATACTTCGAAAGCGACAAACTGACGTTCAACGACGAACCGCTTGAAATGCCGCGGTTCGAGAACGACAATGAGAAAGCGGCTCTGTATGACCGGCATCCGTCCATGGCCGACGCAGTGGTCGTCGTCGAACCAGGCACGGGCCGTGTGCTGGGGTATTACGGTGGCGACGACGGTATGGGTATCGACCGAGCGGGTATAGAAGGTGCGCAGCCGCCTTCATCGTCGTTCAAGATGATCACCGCTTCTTTGGCGATCCTTAATGAGTCGTCGATCGATTCCTGGTGGGACGGCAGTTCTCCTCGCGAATTCGAAGGGCGTACCGAGGACGACCCGGCTGGGCCAGTGCACAATGCGGGGGACGATGAACCCGACCGGGACCTCACATTGCAAAACGCTGTTAAATGGTCCTTGAACACCCCCATGTACGCCATCGCGGACGAATTCGGTGCCACGAACCTCCTCAAGGTCGCCATCGATATGGGTGTCGAGCACATGGAGCGTCCGGTCAAGGCAGCTTGGGAAGACGGTCAGGATATTACCGCCACCTTTGAATTCAGCGAGGACGGTACGCAATATGCCCTGCGCGGTGAAGCCAAAACAGCCGACGGCGAATGGAGCCTGACCGACAACGAAACCATCGACTCCATGGCCTACCTGGAATGGGCCGATCCGGATAATTCCAACGCGGGTGTGTACGCCACCGATGACGGTGAACCGGTCTGGTACGACCTGGACATGTCTCGGCAGAAATTCCCTTTCGACCGGGAAATTGCCTTCGGACAGTACGGAGTCAGCGTTCGTGACATGTCGGCGGTGTTCGCCACTCTCGCCGCCGACGGCGAGTACAACGAGACACATTATGTCGAAGAGGTCCGCGACCGTGACGGCAACGTGGTCAAACCCATCGACGACTATCGGAAAGACCAGGTACTCGACCCCGGTATCGCCCAGGACCTGCAAGAAGTCGGTTCCGAAATCGGTGGTGCCGGTGGAAATATCGGACGTCCCAAGACCGGTAAGACGGGTACCTGGGAAGCGCATGACGATTTCGGCTCCGACGCCAACGCCCACGCGTGGTACGCCGGTGCGATTCCACAGCTGTCCATCGCCGCCTGGGTCGGAAACGTAGGGTCGGACGTATTCCCGATGCTTAACAAGGACGGTTGGGCCATGGGGAGTTCATACGGTTCTGAACTGGCTCAACCAGTATGGTACGACCTCATGACTAAGGTCATCGATGCCAAGTCCTATGAAGTCGTCGATTGGAAACAGGCACCCCGAGTCGGGGACGTGACGGCCTTCGACATTGAGAACGAAGACGGCACCATCGACGCCGACAGTCCTTATTGTAGGACAGAGCAAGGCTCCCAGGATGAACGCTGTGTGAGCGAAGACGATGATGACGACGAATGTTCTGCGGTGGACGAATTCTTTGACCAATGCGATGAAGACGGTGAGAACGAAGGCGAAGAAGGGGACGGTCCCGGAAACGGTAACGGCCCTGGAGAGGAAGACGGCGGCAACGAGGAAGAAGATTGTGGATTCCTCTGTGACGGAGACGGAGACGGTGGCCAAGGCGGCGGTGAAGACGATCTTCCCGGTGGCGGCGAAGATAACCGCCAAGACGGACCCGGCGTCTTCGATGAGACGGAGCCTCGCTCTTCGCGAGAACTTCTGAACAACTGA
- a CDS encoding PadR family transcriptional regulator, translating into MLELAILGLLHESPMHGYELRKRLLSLLGAIRAAISYGSLYPTLRRMRQRGWIEEETPRKQEAEAGILTGRRARKVYRLTAAGKEHFEELMCDSGPESADEAMFGVHLAFFSRTDPANRLRILEARRQRVQERLERLSSVLKGKAERFDAYGLALQRYGLETAEREVRWLNELIASEENHNLGHSDLGDRLISPRHYESEHLDDTEGSRNISKGDKRDE; encoded by the coding sequence ATGTTGGAGTTGGCGATCCTGGGCCTTCTTCACGAGTCGCCCATGCATGGATACGAGCTCCGGAAACGACTTCTGTCGCTTCTGGGGGCGATTCGGGCCGCCATCAGCTATGGATCTCTGTATCCGACCCTTCGCCGCATGCGTCAGCGAGGCTGGATTGAGGAGGAAACGCCACGGAAACAGGAGGCCGAGGCGGGTATTCTGACCGGCCGCCGGGCCCGAAAGGTCTATCGTCTGACCGCTGCCGGTAAAGAGCACTTTGAAGAACTCATGTGTGATTCCGGTCCGGAAAGTGCCGATGAGGCAATGTTCGGGGTTCATTTGGCGTTCTTCTCACGGACGGATCCGGCGAACCGCCTTCGCATTCTGGAGGCGCGTCGTCAGCGTGTCCAGGAACGTCTGGAACGGCTCAGTTCCGTCCTTAAAGGCAAGGCCGAGCGTTTCGACGCCTACGGTTTGGCTCTCCAACGCTACGGCTTGGAAACGGCCGAACGGGAGGTGCGTTGGCTCAACGAGCTCATTGCGTCAGAGGAGAATCACAACCTCGGTCACAGTGACCTCGGCGACCGGCTGATCAGTCCGCGTCATTACGAGTCTGAACACCTGGACGATACTGAAGGAAGCAGAAACATCAGTAAAGGAGACAAACGCGATGAGTAA
- a CDS encoding inositol-3-phosphate synthase gives MSKIRVAIVGVGNCASSLVQGVEYYKDADPGDRIPGLMHVQFGDYHVNDVEFVAAFDVDAKKVGHDLSDAIVASENNTVTFAEVPPTGVTVQRGPTMDGLGQYYTDMMEESTEQPVDVAQELRDAQVDVVVCYLPVGSEEAAKFYAQAAIDAGAAFVNALPVFIASDPEWAQKFTDAELPIVGDDIKSQVGATIVHRVLAKLFEDRGVRLDQTYQLNFGGNMDFMNMLERTRLQSKKISKTQSVTSQIPHEMRGADVHIGPSDHVPWLSDRKWAYIRLEGTTFGDVPLNAELKLEVWDSPNSAGVIIDALRAAKIAKDRGHAGPVLSASSYFMKSPPEQYSDNEAHAAVEEFIGVKANVAD, from the coding sequence ATGAGTAAAATTCGCGTGGCCATTGTTGGCGTCGGTAACTGTGCCTCGTCACTGGTGCAAGGCGTCGAGTACTACAAGGACGCTGATCCGGGCGACCGCATCCCCGGCCTCATGCACGTCCAATTCGGTGACTATCACGTCAATGACGTCGAGTTCGTCGCCGCCTTCGACGTCGATGCCAAGAAAGTCGGGCACGACCTCTCCGACGCGATTGTGGCTTCGGAAAACAACACCGTCACCTTTGCCGAGGTACCACCCACCGGCGTGACCGTACAACGCGGCCCCACCATGGACGGACTCGGACAGTACTACACCGACATGATGGAGGAGTCCACCGAACAACCGGTTGACGTGGCGCAGGAACTGCGTGACGCCCAAGTGGACGTGGTGGTCTGCTACCTTCCCGTCGGCAGCGAGGAAGCCGCGAAGTTCTACGCCCAGGCCGCCATCGACGCCGGGGCCGCCTTCGTCAACGCGCTTCCGGTATTCATCGCCTCCGACCCCGAATGGGCCCAGAAGTTCACCGACGCCGAACTGCCCATCGTCGGTGACGACATCAAATCCCAAGTCGGAGCCACGATCGTGCACCGCGTACTGGCGAAGCTGTTCGAAGACCGTGGAGTCCGCCTGGATCAGACCTATCAGCTGAACTTCGGCGGAAACATGGACTTCATGAACATGCTGGAGCGCACGCGACTGCAGAGCAAAAAGATCTCCAAGACCCAGTCGGTCACCAGCCAGATCCCGCACGAAATGCGCGGCGCCGATGTACACATCGGACCGTCGGATCACGTGCCATGGCTGAGCGACCGAAAATGGGCCTATATCCGTTTGGAGGGAACCACTTTCGGTGATGTTCCGCTTAACGCCGAACTCAAGCTGGAGGTGTGGGACTCCCCGAACTCCGCCGGCGTCATCATCGACGCGCTACGTGCGGCCAAGATCGCCAAAGACCGTGGCCATGCCGGCCCCGTCCTCAGCGCCTCTTCGTACTTCATGAAGAGCCCGCCCGAACAGTACAGCGACAATGAGGCCCACGCGGCCGTGGAGGAGTTCATCGGCGTCAAAGCCAACGTCGCCGACTAG
- a CDS encoding MFS transporter — translation MRTEGHLRKAISQPLFRRLLAVRLTSQASDGLFQASLALSVFFNPDIQADPLSYAVAFTILVGPYSLLGPYVGVVLDRFSRRNLTIAANLTRAALTLMVVMVLPIGFEWFWVVCAMGVLALNRFVLAGLTAAQPHVVAEPELVTANSAASTLGAVAFGLGIASAGAAQLFHSGLSYAFLAFLAAIGYAVSAAVASRSFRPAALGPEGGERPSSGIWQGVRDTTRGLIEGLRYLRHAAKPGWVMVLQGVHRMLYGIVFIVAIVLFFGFFHNPNLHPNGEDSLRWLLILAVLGNLGVALAALTTPRATRWFGPRQWVLGLALTCSIMAAALAGTMLPAMFAIAVIFINIASQGIKITVDTSIQTEVADSYRGRVFSLNDTIYNVGYLGGLFLGALFVPGDGYTPRTLAGVALAYLITVVGYGYASRNAPPYDTHHEHHSKAL, via the coding sequence GTGAGAACCGAGGGCCATCTACGTAAAGCCATATCCCAGCCACTTTTTCGTCGCCTGCTGGCCGTTCGTCTCACCAGCCAGGCCTCCGACGGCCTTTTTCAAGCCTCCCTGGCTCTCAGCGTCTTCTTCAACCCCGACATCCAGGCCGATCCGCTCTCCTACGCCGTCGCGTTCACCATTCTGGTGGGACCCTATTCTCTCCTCGGCCCGTACGTCGGGGTGGTCCTCGATCGGTTCAGCCGACGCAACCTCACCATCGCCGCCAACCTCACCCGCGCGGCCCTCACCCTGATGGTGGTGATGGTGTTGCCCATCGGCTTCGAATGGTTCTGGGTCGTCTGCGCCATGGGGGTTCTCGCCCTCAACCGCTTCGTCCTCGCCGGTCTCACCGCCGCGCAACCTCACGTAGTGGCCGAACCGGAACTGGTCACCGCCAACTCGGCCGCCTCCACCCTTGGGGCAGTGGCCTTCGGACTCGGCATCGCCTCCGCTGGTGCCGCGCAGCTGTTCCACAGCGGACTCTCCTATGCCTTCCTCGCCTTTCTGGCCGCGATCGGCTATGCCGTCTCCGCCGCCGTCGCCTCCCGCTCGTTCCGTCCCGCCGCTCTAGGTCCCGAAGGAGGCGAGCGCCCCTCCTCCGGAATATGGCAAGGCGTGCGGGACACGACACGGGGATTGATTGAAGGACTGCGCTACCTGCGGCACGCCGCGAAACCGGGTTGGGTCATGGTTCTGCAGGGCGTGCATCGCATGCTCTACGGCATCGTTTTCATTGTGGCGATCGTATTGTTCTTCGGTTTCTTCCACAATCCCAATCTGCACCCCAACGGCGAGGACTCCCTGCGGTGGTTGCTGATACTCGCCGTTCTGGGCAATCTCGGCGTCGCATTGGCCGCCTTGACCACTCCCCGCGCTACCCGATGGTTCGGGCCCCGACAGTGGGTGCTCGGATTGGCGCTTACCTGCTCGATCATGGCCGCCGCCCTGGCGGGAACCATGCTTCCCGCCATGTTCGCCATCGCCGTCATCTTCATCAACATCGCCTCGCAGGGCATCAAGATCACCGTCGACACCTCCATCCAGACCGAAGTCGCCGATTCCTATCGAGGTCGAGTGTTCAGCCTGAACGACACGATTTACAACGTCGGCTATCTCGGTGGGCTGTTTCTGGGGGCCCTCTTCGTCCCGGGCGACGGCTACACCCCTCGCACGCTGGCAGGGGTCGCGCTGGCGTACTTGATAACCGTAGTGGGGTACGGCTACGCCTCCCGAAACGCACCCCCGTACGATACTCATCATGAGCACCACAGCAAAGCGCTCTGA
- a CDS encoding peptidylprolyl isomerase, with amino-acid sequence MSTTAKRSERPGRSPEEEPVASNPFRTTPPWQRENAGWKGALAGLTVLILALGSIAGVVYLAWYAVGDDESSDAATPIATTGSCGAVTADDTEPLASEPDLSPPPDRSIAVVNTNFGPLEVLLFGDLAPCGVAGFSELAEAGFYNNHACHGMTVQPEQPTSTVNCGEPGRASAHLEELDDWSDDGEATFGPGWRFRSEVDGSGNLVGDVLALPLDDTGKAGSEFTIVRGSAVPSSQLSVVGQVVDGFRTLDDIAATSPSELYEGYPPQQVIVTGVHLQDVEANGDAAPGGDESSASTDTPEPTDDDASEPVPGADASNTTDTGRREDG; translated from the coding sequence ATGAGCACCACAGCAAAGCGCTCTGAACGCCCCGGACGCTCCCCGGAAGAGGAGCCGGTAGCGTCCAACCCCTTTCGTACCACTCCTCCATGGCAACGCGAAAACGCCGGTTGGAAAGGCGCGCTCGCGGGGCTGACCGTCTTGATCCTGGCGTTGGGTAGCATCGCCGGTGTCGTCTATCTGGCCTGGTACGCGGTGGGCGACGACGAGTCCTCTGACGCGGCCACACCCATTGCGACCACCGGTTCCTGTGGAGCCGTGACGGCCGATGACACCGAACCGCTGGCGTCCGAGCCGGATCTGTCACCACCTCCGGACCGATCGATCGCCGTGGTGAACACGAACTTCGGGCCCTTGGAAGTGTTGTTGTTCGGGGATTTGGCGCCGTGCGGCGTAGCGGGATTCAGCGAACTGGCCGAAGCGGGCTTCTACAACAATCACGCGTGCCACGGGATGACCGTGCAACCCGAACAGCCCACCTCCACCGTGAACTGTGGCGAACCCGGACGCGCCTCGGCGCATCTCGAGGAGTTGGACGACTGGTCGGACGACGGTGAAGCGACCTTCGGGCCGGGCTGGCGTTTCCGTTCGGAGGTGGACGGTTCCGGAAACCTCGTCGGAGACGTTCTCGCTCTGCCTTTGGACGACACCGGGAAAGCCGGTAGTGAATTCACCATAGTGCGGGGAAGCGCCGTCCCCAGTTCGCAGTTGAGCGTCGTAGGGCAGGTCGTCGACGGTTTCCGTACCTTGGACGACATCGCCGCCACGTCACCGTCCGAATTGTACGAGGGTTATCCTCCGCAACAGGTCATCGTCACCGGAGTACATCTCCAGGACGTGGAGGCCAACGGCGACGCTGCACCCGGCGGAGACGAAAGCAGCGCATCGACCGACACTCCGGAACCGACCGACGACGACGCGTCGGAACCCGTACCGGGGGCCGATGCCTCGAACACCACCGATACGGGACGCCGTGAAGACGGCTAA
- a CDS encoding lysophospholipid acyltransferase family protein: protein MPTINMIWRPWIDGRENIPATGPVILAANHLSVADHYFLGLTTKRHIATMAKVEYFTGAGIKGKMVSRTVKALGQVAVDRSGGRRSADALEPSLEVLAKDRVFAIFPEGTRSPDGRLYRGKIGVARLALQSGAPVVPVGLIGTEKVLPIGESRPRVAPVGVRVGKPLDFSRFSDMANDRVVLRTVTDEIMDSIRRLTGQEYVDKYAKRNAAKKRSKKNSEPEATSED, encoded by the coding sequence GTGCCAACGATCAACATGATCTGGCGTCCCTGGATTGACGGTAGGGAAAACATTCCGGCCACGGGCCCGGTCATCCTCGCCGCTAACCACCTGTCGGTGGCGGACCATTACTTCCTTGGGCTGACGACGAAGCGGCATATCGCCACCATGGCCAAAGTCGAGTACTTCACCGGAGCGGGAATCAAAGGGAAAATGGTGTCACGCACGGTCAAAGCACTGGGGCAAGTGGCCGTTGACCGATCGGGAGGGCGTCGCAGCGCCGACGCTCTGGAGCCGTCCCTGGAGGTTCTGGCGAAAGACCGCGTCTTCGCGATCTTTCCCGAAGGCACGCGTTCTCCGGACGGCCGTCTCTACCGCGGCAAGATCGGGGTGGCACGCTTGGCTCTCCAATCGGGCGCTCCGGTCGTTCCGGTCGGTCTGATCGGCACGGAGAAGGTTCTCCCCATCGGCGAGTCACGACCCCGCGTCGCACCCGTCGGGGTACGAGTCGGCAAACCTCTCGACTTCAGTCGATTCTCCGACATGGCCAACGACCGGGTGGTACTGCGTACCGTGACCGACGAGATCATGGATTCGATTCGACGTCTGACAGGTCAGGAATACGTGGACAAGTACGCCAAACGTAATGCCGCCAAGAAGCGTTCCAAGAAAAACTCCGAGCCGGAGGCGACGTCCGAGGACTGA